The following are encoded in a window of Pseudomonadota bacterium genomic DNA:
- a CDS encoding transposase — GQEDQLNALGLVTNAVILWNTLYMQAAQEHLQSEDMTIHPEDQARLSPLQHKHLNVLGRFSFALADPIASGELRPLNLEPWDVIA, encoded by the coding sequence GGGACAGGAAGATCAGTTGAATGCACTCGGCCTCGTAACCAATGCCGTTATTCTCTGGAATACGTTATATATGCAGGCCGCACAGGAACACTTACAGTCTGAAGACATGACAATTCATCCAGAAGATCAAGCTCGGCTCTCACCCCTTCAACATAAGCATCTCAATGTACTTGGACGCTTTTCCTTTGCCTTGGCCGACCCCATCGCCAGTGGCGAATTGCGGCCTCTTAATCTTGAACCTTGGGATGTGATTGCTTAG